The following coding sequences are from one Culex quinquefasciatus strain JHB chromosome 1, VPISU_Cqui_1.0_pri_paternal, whole genome shotgun sequence window:
- the LOC6051003 gene encoding zinc finger protein 2 — translation MDSLHSQTTPICRLCLGTTPSADMTLLNYNDHLVESIRQLTTVEALMVDPLYAIYMCVDCQETLEQCRRFRESCLQNDGTFRQRYQHGMVKVEPEEAVGTFTEVKIEMIVTPDVVEDAPANEWTDTRDEGESDEWELPSPEVSEKVPKKRKEEVAAKNEAPKSDEIPMAQCQVCGKVMKKTGLTAHLGRHKPNRTEYVCQYCQKVFYNSLKLKNHVNGVHTHQYKYACDVCGKTYERTDTLRVHYRAKHTDEKPYECKVCGMRFARDDGRRYHFQKVHQVGKPHQCELCDKAFRRKAEHTLHMRTHTGEKPFNCDICGKAFSKSYNVVIHKKSHQNQAERGAANVAKTGIL, via the exons ATGGACTCTCTCCACTCCCAAACGACTCCGATCTGCCGGCTCTGTTTGGGGACAACCCCCTCGGCGGACATGACACTGCTCAACTACAACGACCACCTGGTCGAGTCGATCCGTCAGCTCACGACCGTCGAGGCACTCATGGTAGATCCGCTCTATGCGATCTACATGTGCGTGGACTGCCAGGAAACGCTGGAGCAGTGCCGCCGATTTCGGGAGTCGTGTCTCCAGAATGATGGTACCTTTCGGCAGAGGTACCAGCATGGGATGGTTAAGGTGGAACCGGAAGAAGCAGTTGGCACGTTCACAGAGGTCAAGATCGAGATGATCGTGACGCCGGATGTGGTGGAGGATGCTCCAGCCAACGAGTGGACTGACACTCGCGATGAAGGGGAGTCGGATGAGTGGGAACTGCCGTCGCCGGAAGTGAGCGAGAAAGTTCCGAAGAAACGGAAGGAGGAAGTTGCCGCGAAGAATGAAGCGCCCAAGAGCGACGAGATCCCGATGGCCCAGTGTCAGGTCTGTGGCAAGGTGATGAAGAAGACAGGTCTGACGGCCCATCTGGGCCGGCACAAGCCGAACCGTACGGAGTACGTTTGCCAGTACTGCCAGAAGGTTTTCTACAACTCGCTCAAGCTGAAGAACCACGTCAACGGGGTGCACACCCACCAGTACAAATATGCCTGCGACGTGTGCGGCAAGACTTACGAGCGGACCGACACGCTGCGGGTGCACTACCGGGCGAAACATACCGACGAGAAGCCGTACGAGTGTAAGGTGTGTGGGATGCGGTTCGCGCGGGATGACGGCCGGCGGTACCACTTCCAGAAGGTGCACCAGGTTGGGAAACCGCACCAGTGCGAGTTATGCGATAAGGCGTTCCGGCGGAA aGCCGAACACACCTTGCACATGAGGACCCACACCGGCGAGAAGCCGTTCAACTGCGATATCTGTGGAAAGGCGTTCAGCAAGAGCTACAACGTGGTCATTCACAAAAAATCTCATCAGAATCAGGCCGAAAGGGGCGCTGCAAACGTTGCCAAAACGGGGATcttgtaa
- the LOC6051004 gene encoding zinc finger protein 436: protein MDEGRQSPPKPVCRLCLEAPSDMTLLNYNVHFIESIRLLTTVEVLMVDPHYSVYLCAGCQEALEQCIRFRDKCLQNDGTFRRSYQLEHGVVKVEQDEALAEIKFEMIVTPDLKDDPDEDEDDGGVGAVEDGDDEDWEEKPKVVSGPKKRGRKKKVIVEEPEEPRIPKKRGRKKRVLAPGEEPPKKDAAIRMEQCQHCGKLMKSTALRAHLSTHNPDRMRFECPYCPKIFYHSRQLKNHVNCSHTHETQYSCDQCGKSYERSDSLKKHYIAEHTDEKRYECKECGMKFARSTSRLYHFQMVHQVGRPHQCEYCDKSFKRKADIILHTRTHTGEKPFKCDICFKAFSKSYNVVIHKKSHRNDAAKGIGLPAGIAAPAPPPPVGAPGLGGLDASGPTMLGVPGGLV, encoded by the exons ATGGACGAGGGTCGGCAGTCGCCGCCGAAGCCGGTCTGCCGGCTCTGTCTGGAAGCGCCCTCGGACATGACACTGCTCAACTACAACGTGCACTTCATCGAGTCGATTCGCCTGCTCACGACCGTCGAGGTGCTCATGGTGGATCCGCACTACTCGGTCTACCTGTGCGCGGGCTGCCAGGAAGCGCTGGAGCAGTGCATCCGCTTCCGGGACAAGTGCCTCCAGAACGATGGCACCTTTCGGCGCAGCTACCAGCTTGAGCATGGGGTGGTAAAGGTAGAACAGGACGAAGCGTTGGCCGAGATCAAGTTCGAGATGATCGTGACGCCGGACTTGAAGGACGATCCGGATGAGGACGAGGATGATGGTGGTGTGGGTGCGGTGGAGGATGGCGATGATGAGGACTGGGAGGAGAAACCGAAGGTGGTGAGCGGTCCGAAGAAGCGTGGTCGCAAAAAGAAGGTGATCGTGGAGGAACCGGAAGAGCCGCGGATACCGAAGAAGCGTGGACGCAAGAAACGGGTGCTGGCACCGGGTGAGGAGCCACCGAAGAAGGACGCCGCCATTCGGATGGAGCAGTGCCAGCACTGCGGCAAGCTGATGAAGAGCACCGCGTTGAGAGCCCATCTGAGCACGCACAATCCGGACCGGATGCGGTTCGAGTGTCCGTACTGTCCGAAGATATTCTACCACTCGAGGCAGCTGAAGAATCACGTCAACTGCAGCCACACCCACGAGACACAATATTCCTGCGATCAGTGTGGGAAATCGTACGAGCGAAGCGATTCGCTGAAGAAGCACTACATTGCCGAACATACGGACGAGAAGCGGTACGAGTGTAAAGAATGTGGAATGAAGTTCGCGCGGTCCACCTCGCGGCTGTATCACTTTCAAATGGTGCACCAGGTTGGGCGGCCACATCAGTGCGAGTACTGCGACAAGTCGTTCAAGCGGAA AGCGGACATCATCCTGCACACGAGGACCCACACCGGTGAGAAGCCGTTCAAGTGTGACATCTGCTTCAAGGCGTTCAGCAAGAGCTACAACGTGGTCATCCACAAGAAGTCTCACCGGAACGATGCTGCGAAGGGGATCGGATTGCCAGCGGGGATTGCTGCACCAGCTCCACCGCCGCCTGTTGGTGCTCCCGGATTGGGCGGGTTGGATGCAAGTGGACCGACGATGTTGGGTGTTCCTGGAGGGTTGGTATAA
- the LOC119767686 gene encoding uncharacterized serine-rich protein C215.13, translating to MDRLARLRTRSSAGGPLNASTTSSLAAGYETANDESLVSGSGSIYFSMSEDGTKTTAGEEEAVAEEEPTLSGTLAISGHSSSGVVDQTLENDFSVEEVSTIRKATIAHASPATVQVAAGMAVKYLGVSSTPAAVPKTPKSVAKPKDLSGIEQLDQTPSIMKKMRDPKTPAESPYCEDPEESKVTLDGSGLQGPVPSNKSYGTNVLANFFASLDVNSATPGQPEIKVTEPEEALQPAPPTTSGTTPNTKRDSNSCENFFESLKKNPTTDASSRRKSLVRKSLIPKVAAIARQNRVASPISRRSTAVRLIPDKLREMRKTNQTAEQLVQFRRKSVAVPSAATTTVKKSDESVPVRKSMAVAAVKAASAGAVASRKSVVPPATANGRKSVLPAVSAVRRGVVSATAAPRVALKIPAKTTLSNGPDGSSSSSSSSLTSASTRRTLLGKRPATAAAPVTATSSLPDKLTSAEQPAAKQRKSLAPVKEAIRVSPRNKPVTVHQQSRIRPPTSAAVSSSFKKPETFTCGQCQRIFRLRSSYETHLKTVHQNSPPQPSSPTKSSDVVSSGAKCQYCGKAFAGARFLTNHVVSNCDKVPLPEKRRLLAEGERERAASVKRGGTPDAAKRKQQRMSIRPPTTTGSGSSSANRSASSSTTTRSGDETDTSTCSSNGGGGGGGMTRKKVTVPSRGGGGGISRTPNKELKCHLCARRFLNAVEYALHVQAHAKNGKPAAVGTGTGGGGDGEDVENQQQEQIASEEVSKLVQKLVTLTKGSGKVAGAVLKSSNVKK from the exons ATGGACCGTTTGGCGAGACTTCGGACTCGCTCGTCGGCGGGTGGGCCGTTGAATGCCAGCACGACGTCTTCGCTGGCCGCCGGTTACGAAACGGCCAACGATGAGAGTTTGGTGTCCGGTTCCGGCTCGATTTACTTCTCGATGAGTGAGGATGGGACCAAAACAACGGCCGGTGAGGAAGAAGCCGTCGCGGAGGAGGAACCGACGCTGTCCGGGACGTTGGCCATTTCCGGCCACTCGTCGTCCGGGGTCGTCGATCAAACGCTCGAGAATGACTTTTCCGTGGAGGAGGTCAGCACGATCCGGAAGGCGACGATTGCGCACGCTTCGCCGGCGACTGTTCAAGTGGCCGCCGGAATGGCCGTTAAGTATCTGGGCGTTTCGTCGACGCCGGCGGCCGTCCCAAAGACGCCCAAATCGGTGGCCAAACCGAAAGACCTCAGCGGGATCGAACAGCTGGACCAGACGCCCTCGATTATGAAAAAGATGCGCGATCCGAAAACCCCGGCGGAATCGCCCTATTGCGAGGATCCGGAAGAGAGCAAGGTCACCCTGGACGGGAGCGGCCTCCAGGGACCAGTCCCGAGCAACAAGTCGTACGGCACCAACGTGTTGGCCAACTTTTTCGCCTCCCTCGACGTCAACTCCGCAACTCCAGGCCAGCCGGAAATCAAAGTCACCGAACCGGAAGAAGCCCTACAACCCGCTCCGCCGACCACATCCGGAACCACCCCCAACACCAAGCGAGACTCCAACTCGTGCGAAAACTTTTTCGAATCCCTCAAGAAAAACCCGACCACGGACGCCTCCTCCCGGCGCAAGTCCCTCGTCCGGAAGTCGCTCATCCCGAAGGTCGCGGCCATCGCCCGGCAGAACCGCGTCGCGTCCCCAATCTCTCGCCGATCCACCGCCGTACGCCTCATCCCGGACAAGCTGCGCGAAATGCGCAAGACGAACCAAACCGCCGAGCAGCTGGTCCAGTTCCGCCGGAAGTCGGTGGCCGTTCCGAGCGCGGCGACCACAACGGTGAAAAAGAGCGACGAATCGGTTCCGGTGCGCAAATCGATGGCCGTGGCGGCGGTGAAGGCGGCCAGTGCCGGTGCGGTCGCGAGCCGCAAGTCGGTGGTGCCACCGGCGACGGCCAACGGCCGCAAGTCGGTGCTTCCGGCGGTGAGCGCCGTGAGGCGTGGAGTCGTGTCCGCGACGGCAG CCCCGCGCGTCGCCCTCAAAATCCCCGCCAAGACAACCCTGTCCAACGGTCCCGACGGCAGCAGCAGCTCCTCCTCCTCGAGCCTCACCTCGGCCTCCACCCGCCGCACCCTCCTCGGCAAACGTCCCGCCACAGCAGCCGCCCCCGTAACGGCCACGTCCTCCCTGCCGGACAAACTCACGAGCGCGGAACAACCCGCGGCCAAACAGCGCAAATCGCTGGCCCCCGTCAAGGAAGCGATTCGCGTGTCCCCGCGGAACAAACCGGTTACCGTTCACCAGCAATCCCGAATCCGTCCGCCAACGTCGGCGGCGGTGTCGTCTTCGTTCAAGAAGCCGGAAACGTTCACCTGTGGCCAGTGCCAGCGCATCTTCCGGCTGCGGTCATCCTACGAGACGCACCTGAAGACGGTCCACCAGAATTCGCCACCCCAGCCATCATCCCCCACCAAGAGCTCCGACGTGGTCAGCTCCGGTGCCAAGTGCCAGTACTGCGGCAAGGCGTTTGCCGGGGCCCGGTTCCTCACGAACCACGTCGTGTCCAACTGCGACAAGGTTCCGCTGCCGGAGAAGCGCCGCCTGCTGGCCGAGGGCGAACGGGAAAGGGCGGCCAGCGTGAAGCGCGGCGGCACGCCGGATGCCGCCAAGAGGAAGCAGCAGCGCATGTCGATCCGTCCTCCGACGACGACCGGAAGTGGCTCGTCCTCGGCGAATCGCAGTGCCAGCAGCTCGACGACGACCCGTTCGGGCGACGAAACGGACACGTCCACGTGCAGTAGCAATGGGGGAGGAGGGGGTGGCGGAATGACCCGGAAGAAGGTGACGGTGCCGTCTCGCGGCGGTGGTGGCGGCATCAGCCGGACGCCCAACAAGGAGCTCAAGTGTCATCTGTGTGCGCGCCGGTTCTTGAACGCGGTGGAGTACGCGCTGCACGTGCAGGCCCACGCCAAGAATGGGAAGCCGGCGGCCGTTGGAACCGGAACGGGAGGTGGTGGTGACGGGGAGGACGTGGAGAATCAGCAGCAGGAGCAAATTGCGTCGGAGGAGGTGTCCAAACTGGTGCAGAAGCTGGTCACGCTGACGAAGGGCAGTGGCAAGGTGGCCGGGGCCGTGCTCAAGAGTAGCAACGTCAAGAAGTAG